CCCTCTtgtccaccaccactttcttcttcaatgccTCATAATTGGCAACATCAATGTCAACCGCAAATTGTCTGGGCTGAATGCctctgatgatgaactttTTCTTAGGGGGCTCTAcgtttttcaacatcaccaccataGCTTCAGAGTTCGGAAATGCATTCGTCACATTCTTGATAAAGTCGACTGCTGGTAATAATTCAGGAAATTCAGCCAACTTGTTTTTCCAGATGGGTTCAAATTGTTTCTCGTAGGCCTTCCACAAAGAAATCTGGGTGACTTCACCAATGACACCTTCGCTGGGGGTGTCATCATCGTAGCTATCGTTGAAGATAGGTTCATAGCAGCATCTCAACCAAACACTCGATCTCATTGGCTCGGGAAATTTGGAAATTATATCatacaagtttgaagacaaTAAAGGTGGTTCCAGGGGAACACTGGAGTGGTTTGATCTCTTGGCCAAGTGTTCTTCGATTTTATGTTCGGTTATCGGTTCGTTCAACATCACGTCTGTAGTCAACAACACGGGTAATTGTTTTAACAAAGTGtgcaaattcttcttgctcGAGTTGATTTGTAAGAGTGTACTCAATCGGTTGAACTTAGACTCTTTTAAGCTTTGGTTCTTATCAGAAGCACCcgagttcaagtactgTTTTATGAAGTCCAATACCGAAACATTCAATTTTGGGTCATTGAGCAACAAGTAATTCAAAAAGTGCTCAAGATGCTCTTCTGTAAAGTTGTCGATACAGTTGTCGTAAAGCGGTACCAAACTTTCATCGCCTGATTTAGCATTATTTTGGTTGTTAAACTCTTTGTTCTCGTTATCAGAAATGGTATCGGCCTTGGTAAATAACAAGTGAGTTAAACAATTCAAAGAGCCAATaatcaagtacttgtcagacgagttggtggaaataAACAACATGAGGTTAAACAACTCGTCAGTCTTTGGGTTATTGATATAGTAACATGTCAAGGTGTCCAAAATATCGATGGTGTGGAAAAGGTACTCGACAAATTGGTCTTTGTACCTACCCAAGCTAAATCCAGGGCCATCTTTGTAAATCCACTCCACCAAGAGCTTGAGTACATCGGCGAGGTCCTGCTTGAACTCATAGATTTGTGAAAGCCATTGCtggttggtgatatcttgaaTGGAATTCCTGATACTCAATAAAGCATCCAAGCTCAAGTTGACGGTTGAGTTGGAGATTTCATCGGCCTTGCCGTCTTGGATCAACCGAAATGGAACCATAaagtacttgatcaattgTTTCCCCAAGTACTCGTTTTTCTCGAAATCTATCGTATCGGGAGCCACAAAAGACTGCTGGTAGGTTGACGCCAACGCCCACTCTACTTCGGAAGCGACATTTGACTTGAGCGACATGACGATTCTATCCATCAACGTGGCCCCCATATGACCGTTTCCAATGAGATTCATCTGGTTGACATTGCCGTtgatggtgctggtggAAGACGTATAGACATTGATAGGAACTGGTTGGACCGACATAGCAACAGAAAAATTGTACGGGTTATAAGGCTGAGTCTCAGAGGGCCAATACAGTCGATAGTTAAtactgttgaagaaatcagatGGTCTCAACAAACACAAAGGTAGTACACGGTGGATTTCAAACAACTGAGCAGGAAAACTGGTCGCGGTGGTGGGCGCACTCCTTTACCATCGCGCTAGCACCGAGCACTGAGCACCGTGTGTGCCCGCACCGCAAAGAACGGCTCTGATAAGGGAGAACAAATATAAAGTCAGTCATTCCACTAGCACAAGTCAATTGTTAAAGGTGCTTGACGAACTGTTCTTAGATACCATTCGACTCAACCGTATAGTGTCATGAAGTTTTCGGCACTCTTATCGCTCGCTATGGCCACCAGTGCCGTCAATGCTGGGTTTCTTTCAGGGTTAAACCAGCACATCTTCAGTAATAACCACAAAGTTATTGACACCGAAGCTGACCACAAAAGCACCAATTCTTTGTTGCAGAAGTTAACTGTGGAATTAACCAACCCCGAATATGCCAAGGTCCCGGAATTGGCCGAGGCCTGGGCGTTTATCTCTGAAACTTTGTCTCCCAAGCAGATACAAAGAAAGGTTGACCAGTACACAAAACCTGTTAgcaaattcaacaacaagttcagGGGCCTCAAAGGTGTCAGAGAAGGATTCCAGACGTTGTCCCAtgacaagtttgaaggCTACTCCATTGATATCAAGCAGAACCACCCTGAAGCACTAGGTCTTGATACCGTTAACCAGTACACTGGATACTTGAACGTAGAAAAGTTGGGTAAACactttttcttttggttcTTTGAAAGCAGAAACGACCCTGCTAACGACCCGATCATTTTGTGGATCAATGGAGGACCTGGATGTTCCAGTACCACTGGGTTGTTTTTTGAGTTAGGcccttcttcaatcaactccaCCATTCAGCCCGTGTACAACCCTTACTCGTGGAATGCCAACGCAtcggtgattttcttggacCAGCCTGTGGGTGTGGGCTATTCGTACACCGAAGGTGATCAGGTCAAAAATACTGCCACTGCTGCCAAAGATTTTTACGTTTTTGTCGAATTATTCTTCCAGAAATTCCCTGAGTTCAGAGGAAACAAGTTCCACATTGCTGGGGAGTCCTACGGAGGCCACTACATTCCCAGCTTTGCTGCTGAGATCATTAACAACGCTGATAGAACCTTTGAATTGTCGTCGGTGTTGATTGGAAACGGTATCACCGATCCTCTTATCCAGTACAAGGCGTACCGTCCTATGGGATGTGGAGAAGGAGGATACAAGCTGGtattggatgaagaaaccTGTGAGCAAATGGATAGTGACTACCCCAAGTGTGCTGTATTGACTGAGTTGTGCTACAAGTTCCAAAACCCTCTTACTTGTGTTCCTGCCACTGTTTTCTGTGAGAAAAAGTTGTTTGGACCTTATGACGAAACCGGCTTAAACCCCTACGACATCAGAAGACCTTGTGATGAACCCGGTGGAGAATGTTACAGCGGCATGAATTACATTGatgagttcttgaacagtGAATACGTGAAGGCTACCGTCGGAGCTGAGGTGGATATTTTCACTTCTTGTGACGATACCGTGTTCCAAAACTTCATTTTGGATGGAGATGAAATGAAGCCATTCCAACAGTATGTGGCAgaattgttggaaaaggaCGTTCCTGTATTGTTGTATGCTGGTGATAAAGACTATATCTGTAACTGGTTGGGTAACCACGACTGGTCCGATGCTTTGGAGTACTCTGGACATCAAGCGTTTGAACTGGCACCTTTAAGAACTTGGGTTACtaacaacaacaaattcGCTGGACAGGTCAAGAATTACAAGAAGTTTACGTTTTTGAGGGTCTACGACGCAGGACATATGGTTCCGTACGATCAGCCTGAAAATTCTTTGGACATGGTCAACACATGGATTCTGGGTGACTATTCTTTTGGCTATTAGTGTATATGGTTGCAATAAATGATGCGCAGGGGGGGGCTGGAGCCCTCCTCTTTAAGTTTTGGACCCGAGCGTCGGGAGAAAAGTCGTGTGTTTATCGCCCGAGATTTTTCACCTCATTACCTAAAGACGAGCGCAGAAAACTTTTCAGTTATCCCAACTATACACAAAATGGCTACGTATGTAAACCACCCACCAAAGACCCCTTAATGTTTGTAGATATCAGGCATTAGCAGAGGGCATGAGAGACGAAGCGAATATTATTATCCTTTCCTCCCAAGAGGCCAAGGGAATTCAAGATTATCTTGCAGCTGATTATTCAATTACACTCAAAGTGCCGATGCCTGATAAATCTGTTTTCCTCTGAGTCTAAACAACCGTACCGGGGATGTGATTGGGAATGAACGTGGCTGTTCAGTTCCTCAATCGACCAAGAGTTTTTGTGGCTCTGGAAACATCCTGATGGTACTGATATTATGGACTAAGAGTAAATAGGTTTTCATCCCCAGGGAGTCATTATATGACTTTTTACACCTTACTAACTATTCACAGTACCTTGAAACCAGAaaccttgatcaagaaaaagaagacCGACgaaaagatcttgaagcaAAGAGCTGCTGACAGAGTCGTCAGAAAAGCCGTATGTATAAATTTTCAACCCTAGTTCTTGATATGGTAGTTGATAAAACCCATatatttttgaagatgaagacaCCAATCTGTATTCGGCTAGCTACGGCAATGTTGTCAATCGTTAACCATCTTTCGGGACTGAGAAAATAGAAGGATCAAAAGAACTATATCATATATGATTATGTTACTAACAACCTTTAGGCTAACAAGGAAAAGAGAAAGGCCATCTACGAAAGAAACGCTGCCTACACCAAGGAATACGCTGAAGCCGAAAGAGCCATCATCTCTGCCAAGAGAGATGCTAAGGCTGCTGGTTCTTACTACGTTGATGCTCAACCAAAGTTGGCTTTCGTCATCAGAATCAAGGGTATCATGAAGATTCCACCAAAGCCAAGAAAGGTTTTGCAATTGTTAAGATTGACCCAAATTAACTCTGGTGTGTTTgtcaagttgaccaaggcCACCActgagttgttgaagttggctgaCCCATACATTGCTTACGGTTACCCAAGTTTGGCTACCATCAAGCAATTGACTTACAAGAGAGGATTCGGTAAGGTCAACAAGCAAAGAGTTCCTTTGTCTGACAATGCCATTATCGAAGCTAACTTGGGTAAGTATGGTATTTTGTCTattgaagacttgatcCACGAAATTTACACTGTTGGACCAAACTTCAAGCAagccaacaactttttgtggccattcaagttgtctaaCCCAACCGGTGGTTTCAGATCCAGAAAGTTCTTCCACTTTATCCAAGGTGGTGACTTCGGTAACAGAGAAGAGTACATCAACGCTTTGGTTAAGCAAATGAACTAAGTTGTATAGGTTTGTACATTTACTACACGTTAATCACTAAGTTGTGAAGTAATACTTCTATCTTGTCTCAAACCAGTCTCCCATTTGGTATGCCAAATACTCGAGCCACTGAAATTCTTTCCaccaaaccattgaaaCTGGGTACTCATCCCCCCAGTGGTTGATTCCATATGTGTCGTAGATATACTCAGCTCCTGAATTGTGGTTGTTAAAGACATTCAAGGTAATGAAATAAAAAATCCGTAGAATCGTCATGATTATAATACAGGTGATGATTAAGGTAACAACattcacaaacacaatcCCCACGTTCTTGTGTTGTTCTTTATACCTATAATACATTCTATACTGTTTTAGTAGCGGgatcttgaagagaaaCTGTTGTAATTCCTCACTATGGTTGTCAGACTGCAACCTCAACTTACTTTGAAGTGAGTCGATTAACTGGTTCTGCTGCTCCAAATTGGCcgtcaagtttttgatgaCAGAGttctctttcaacttctcaaacTCTTTCTGATACTGTTCACACATGCTTTCTAGTACTTTTATAGTTTTGTCTCGTTGGTTGCACTGGTTGATAAGGTCTCGTGTCACCAGGTCTTGGGACTTATTACCTTTGGTGGAGGTTACAATGGACGTACTCCTTGCCTCTTTTTCGAGGGTCTCGATATAGTCTTTCAAGCTCTGGTTTTGTTTCTCGAGACTTCGTATCCTGAACTGATGTTCTTTGTTCAGGCTCTGCAAATCACTATTTTCACGagaaatcaatgatatGTGGTCCTCCCTTTGGTTGACTTGATTCTCCTG
Above is a window of Yamadazyma tenuis chromosome 1, complete sequence DNA encoding:
- a CDS encoding uncharacterized protein (EggNog:ENOG503PVD9), yielding MDSEEVVDNFVHKCWDTVSKGKDYIYVLQLRELISELELQLNGQNFLKHDETKLLNEMIQDKPTLKLYKSELKNFVLKLVKHTSLLRFLTERTGISRANLVSLITNPSKSYPLSPNQTVNHMSRPFMKRGLGSFKSMNMQENQVNQREDHISLISRENSDLQSSNKEHQFRIRSLEKQNQSLKDYIETLEKEARSTSIVTSTKGNKSQDSVTRDLINQCNQRDKTIKVLESMCEQYQKEFEKLKENSVIKNLTANLEQQNQLIDSLQSKLRLQSDNHSEELQQFLFKIPLLKQYRMYYRYKEQHKNVGIVFVNVVTLIITCIIIMTILRIFYFITLNVFNNHNSGAEYIYDTYGINHWGDEYPVSMVWWKEFQWLEYLAYQMGDWFETR
- a CDS encoding carboxypeptidase C (COG:O; MEROPS:MER0001524; EggNog:ENOG503NWF4) is translated as MKFSALLSLAMATSAVNAGFLSGLNQHIFSNNHKVIDTEADHKSTNSLLQKLTVELTNPEYAKVPELAEAWAFISETLSPKQIQRKVDQYTKPVSKFNNKFRGLKGVREGFQTLSHDKFEGYSIDIKQNHPEALGLDTVNQYTGYLNVEKLGKHFFFWFFESRNDPANDPIILWINGGPGCSSTTGLFFELGPSSINSTIQPVYNPYSWNANASVIFLDQPVGVGYSYTEGDQVKNTATAAKDFYVFVELFFQKFPEFRGNKFHIAGESYGGHYIPSFAAEIINNADRTFELSSVLIGNGITDPLIQYKAYRPMGCGEGGYKSVLDEETCEQMDSDYPKCAVLTELCYKFQNPLTCVPATVFCEKKLFGPYDETGLNPYDIRRPCDEPGGECYSGMNYIDEFLNSEYVKATVGAEVDIFTSCDDTVFQNFILDGDEMKPFQQYVAELLEKDVPVLLYAGDKDYICNWLGNHDWSDALEYSGHQAFESAPLRTWVTNNNKFAGQVKNYKKFTFLRVYDAGHMVPYDQPENSLDMVNTWISGDYSFGY
- the RPL7 gene encoding 60S ribosomal protein uL30 (EggNog:ENOG503NTZQ; COG:J; BUSCO:EOG09264P3R), encoding MATTLKPETLIKKKKTDEKILKQRAADRVVRKAANKEKRKAIYERNAAYTKEYAEAERAIISAKRDAKAAGSYYVDAQPKLAFVIRIKGIMKIPPKPRKVLQLLRLTQINSGVFVKLTKATTELLKLADPYIAYGYPSLATIKQLTYKRGFGKVNKQRVPLSDNAIIEANLGKYGILSIEDLIHEIYTVGPNFKQANNFLWPFKLSNPTGGFRSRKFFHFIQGGDFGNREEYINALVKQMN
- the RSC9 gene encoding Chromatin structure-remodeling complex protein rsc9 (BUSCO:EOG09260WUA; EggNog:ENOG503NX9I; COG:K), encoding MSVQPVPINVYTSSTSTINGNVNQMNLIGNGHMGATLMDRIVMSLKSNVASEVEWALASTYQQSFVAPDTIDFEKNEYLGKQLIKYFMVPFRLIQDGKADEISNSTVNLSLDALLSIRNSIQDITNQQWLSQIYEFKQDLADVLKLLVEWIYKDGPGFSLGRYKDQFVEYLFHTIDILDTLTCYYINNPKTDELFNLMLFISTNSSDKYLIIGSLNCLTHLLFTKADTISDNENKEFNNQNNAKSGDESLVPLYDNCIDNFTEEHLEHFLNYLLLNDPKLNVSVLDFIKQYLNSGASDKNQSLKESKFNRLSTLLQINSSKKNLHTLLKQLPVLLTTDVMLNEPITEHKIEEHLAKRSNHSSVPSEPPLLSSNLYDIISKFPEPMRSSVWLRCCYEPIFNDSYDDDTPSEGVIGEVTQISLWKAYEKQFEPIWKNKLAEFPELLPAVDFIKNVTNAFPNSEAMVVMLKNVEPPKKKFIIRGIQPRQFAVDIDVANYEALKKKVVVDKRDINEQLPIGSIDTAKFQQSLESLNSKILFSSTGLKLNKINLLAKDILDYIISQFQQFPNADELVNIFRLYNRSWLLQVVYSNPVLVEIDLVGHEYIKYLI